Proteins co-encoded in one Medicago truncatula cultivar Jemalong A17 chromosome 8, MtrunA17r5.0-ANR, whole genome shotgun sequence genomic window:
- the LOC25502705 gene encoding uncharacterized protein: MAGIKKKKISSKLIQKITRRKRWYKERLNRWFTKRGQVTTLACPVAFFPGDTRSSISSFHDLSEDLVHKFESMSESVQSRNMSDQLTYLKEKGKELEAELAKINKENEETLMGHFMHQIENEGKSLDDFDNSVKNRLIAFVLEKIKMVRKFRMSFENVPLPHNNPPPSPPPMACALDNENEPDSGVTIDGKVLNQQPQLDLIKEVDYTSSGFDDNEESNTRILPHENGIDSRSDMLISEGNFKAFDNNMSIGLKMPPLENFNGGADMCLSKRNFGGLDNNTDVTMNSKFTFISELIGSQV, translated from the exons ATGGCTGGaatcaaaaaaaagaagatttcATCCAAATTGATTCAGAAGATTACCCGTAGAAAGAGATGGTATAAGGAAAGATTGAACAGGTGGTTCACAAAAAGGGGGCAGGTGACAACCTTAGCATGTCCTGTTGCATTTTTCCCAGGTGATACAAGATCTTCAATTTCGTCATTTCATGATCTGTCAGAAGACCTAGTACACAAATTTGAGTCAATGTCAGAATCAGTACAATCCAGAAATATGTCTGACCAATTGACTTATTTAAAGGAAAAGGGTAAAGAACTTGAAGCGGAACTAGccaaaatcaataaagagaATGAAGAGACATTGATGGGACATTTCATGCATCAAATAGAAAATGAAGGTAAGtctttagatgattttgatAATAGTGTGAAAAATCGCCTGATTGCTTTTGTTCTGGAAAAAATTAAGATGGTTAGAAAGTTCCGTATGAGCTTTGAAAATGTGCCATTGCCTCATAATAATCCTCCTCCTTCTCCACCACCAATGGCTTGTGCTTTAGACAATGAAAATGAACCAGATTCTGGGGTAACCATAGATGGAAAAGTTTTGAACCAACAACCACAATTAGATTTGATCAAGGAAGTTGATTATACGAGTAGTGGTTTTGATGACAATGAGGAAAGCAACACAAGGATACTGCCACATGAAAATGGTATTGATAGCCGTTCTGATATGTTAATTTCTGAAGGAAATTTTAAAGCTTTTGATAACAATATGAGCATAGGCTTGAAGATGCCACCACTTGAAAATTTCAATGGTGGTGCTGATATGTGTCTTTCTAAAAGAAACTTTGGAGGTTTGGATAACAATACAG ATGTTACCATGAACTCCAAGTTCACCTTCATTAGTGAACTAATTGGATCTCAAGTCTAA